The sequence below is a genomic window from Photobacterium atrarenae.
GGTCCGGATGAGATGGTCAATGCGATCCGGATGGTCAATAGTGGCCAACGGTATATCTCGCCTGAAATTGCCCAGCAGATGGCTTTGAGCCAGTTTGCTTCGGATGCGGAAAATCCGTTTAAGGATTTGTCTGAACGTGAGCTGCAGATCATGATGATGATCACCAAAGGGCAAAAAGTGACTGAGATTTCAGAGCAGTTGAACCTGAGTCCGAAAACGGTCAACAGTTACCGCTATCGCTTGTTCAATAAGCTGGATATCAATGGTGATGTCGAGCTGACTCACCTTGCAATTCGTCATGGAATGTTAGACACAGAGACGTTGTAGTAGTGTCAGAACCGCTTGAATCCCACAGCTTTGATTCGAAAAGCTTCCTGAAAACAGTGACTCACCAGCCTGGCGTGTATCGGATGTACGACCAGTCCGGTGAGGTCATTTATGTCGGCAAAGCCAAAGATCTGAAAAAACGCCTGTCGAGCTATTTTCGGACCAATGTTGCGGGAGAGAAAACCCGGGCGCTGGTCCAGAAGATTTGCAAGGTCGATGTAACCGTGACCCACACGGAGACCGAAGCGCTGATCCTAGAGCACAACTACATTAAGTTGTATCTGCCGAAATATAATGTTCTGCTCCGCGATGATAAATCGTATCCCTATATTTTCCTCAGCAGCAGTACCCACCCGCGATTGACGATCCACCGTGGCGCTAAAAAGCGCAAGGGAGAATATTTCGGCCCGTACCCGGATTCGGGCGCGGTGCGTGAAAGCCTGCACCTGCTGCAGAAAATTTTCCCCGTTCGTCAGTGCGAAGACTCGGTGTATGCCAACCGTAGTCGGCCGTGTCTGATGTATCAGATTGGTCGCTGTCTGGGCCCGTGTGTCAAAGGGCTGGTGAGTGATGATGATTACCAGGAGCAGGTGAACTACGTCCGGTTGTTCCTCCAGGGGAAAGATCGCCAGGTGATCGCTTCACTGGTTGAGAAAATGGAGCTGGCGAGTCAGCAACTGGCGTTTGAAAAAGCGGCGACTTACCGCGATCAGATCCAGGCGCTGCGGCGGGTTCAGGAGCAGCAGTTTGTCAGCCAGGACAGCGACGATGATATGGACGTGATTGGGATTGCCCACGAGCAGGGCATGGCCTGTATTCATGCGCTCTATATTCGCCAGGGCAAAATCCTCGGCAGCCGCAGTTACTTCCCTAAATTGCCGACTGACACTGAGCTCACTGAAGTCTTGTCCAGTTTTGTCAGTCAGTTTTATCTTAATCAGGCAGAAGGCCGGGTGATTCCGTCGGTGATTTTGCTGGGGGCGGAGCTGGGTGAGGAGAAAGCTGTGATCGGCAATACACTCTCGGAGCTGGCTGGTCGAAAAATCGAACTCCGAACCCAGTCACGCGGCAGCCGGGCGCGATTCCTCAAGTTGGCCCAGACCAATGCCAGCACGGCGCTGATCAGTAAGCTCAACCATAAAATGACGGTTCACCAGCGCTTTACCGAGCTGCGTGAAGTGCTTAAGCTCAATAGCCTGGCGCGGATGGAGTGTTTCGACATCAGCCATACCATGGGTGAGAAAACCGTGGCATCGTGTGTGGTGTTCAACCAGGATGGGCCGCTGAAGCAAGAATATCGCCGCTATAACATCACCGGCATTACCGGCGGGGATGACTATGCCGCGATGGCACAAGCTTTGGCCCGGCGATATGATAAACAGTTGGATCCGGACAAAATCCCCGACATTATTTTCATTGACGGGGGTAGAGGTCAGCTTTCAAGAGCGTATGATGTAGTGGCGCCGCTGATGAGCGAGTGGCCGAAACGTGCGCTGTTGGTCGGGGTCGCCAAGGGCACCACGCGTAAACCCGGACTGGAAACCCTGCTTCTGGTGACAGGCGAAGAATTTACCATGCCGTCGGACTCGCCGGCGCTGCATTTGATCCAGCATATTCGTGATGAAAGTCACAATCACGCCATTAGTGGGCATCGGGCACAGCGGGCAAAAGTGAGAAAGCGCAGTGTGCTGGAAGATGTGGAAGGGATCGGGCCAAAGCGTCGCCAGGCACTGTTGAAATATATGGGCGGGTTACAAGAACTGAAAAGAGCAAGTCGAGAAGAAATTGCCAAGGTACCTGGTATCAGTCGTGCGCTGGCAGAAAAAATCTATGACGCATTGCAGCACGGCTAGCTTTGCGGCACCCTAATAAAATTAATCATAAGAACTAGTTATTATGCGTTTAACGATTCCGAACATCCTCAGTTTTATCCGGCTGCTCCTTATTCCTTTCTTTGTGGTCACTTTTTATCTGCCGTATAGCTGGGCTCCTTTTGCAACTGCGTTGATTTTTTTCATTGCCGGTGTTACTGACTGGTTCGATGGCTATCTGGCACGAAAGCTCAACCAGACCACCCGGTTCGGGGCGTTCATTGATCCGGTGGCAGACAAGGTGATGGTCGCAGCGGCGATGGTGCTGGTCGTTGAACATTTTCATTCGGTTTGGGTTACGATTCCTGCCGTGACTATGATTGGCCGGGAAATTATTATCTCTGCGCTGCGTGAGTGGATGGCTGAGCTGGGCAAGCGCTCGAGCGTGGCGGTGTCCTGGGTCGGCAAGGTCAAAACCGGCTCGCAGATGTTTGCCTTGATGGTGTTACTCTGGCACCCGAATGAATGGCTGGTTTGGGTCGGTTATGTTGCCCTGTATGTGGCGATGGTGCTGACCTATTGGTCGATGTATGCCTATCTTCGGGCAGCGAAGGATGACCTGCTGAACTCTGAAGATGCCTGATCGCCACCGGTGATCGATGGATACTGAGCGGTAAGTGTTTTATAAGCGGCATTTGTTGCCGCTTTTTGTTTGCCGGCGTGAGCTACATATTTATACCAATCGCAGTAATTAATACCAATTGCAGTAAATAACTGGTCATCCT
It includes:
- the uvrY gene encoding UvrY/SirA/GacA family response regulator transcription factor, which codes for MINVFLVDDHELVRTGIRRLLEDVRGIKVVGEADSGEEAVKWCRQEHADIVLMDMNMPGIGGLEATRKILRFSPDVKIIVLTIHTENPFPTKVMQAGAAGYLTKGAGPDEMVNAIRMVNSGQRYISPEIAQQMALSQFASDAENPFKDLSERELQIMMMITKGQKVTEISEQLNLSPKTVNSYRYRLFNKLDINGDVELTHLAIRHGMLDTETL
- the uvrC gene encoding excinuclease ABC subunit UvrC, coding for MSEPLESHSFDSKSFLKTVTHQPGVYRMYDQSGEVIYVGKAKDLKKRLSSYFRTNVAGEKTRALVQKICKVDVTVTHTETEALILEHNYIKLYLPKYNVLLRDDKSYPYIFLSSSTHPRLTIHRGAKKRKGEYFGPYPDSGAVRESLHLLQKIFPVRQCEDSVYANRSRPCLMYQIGRCLGPCVKGLVSDDDYQEQVNYVRLFLQGKDRQVIASLVEKMELASQQLAFEKAATYRDQIQALRRVQEQQFVSQDSDDDMDVIGIAHEQGMACIHALYIRQGKILGSRSYFPKLPTDTELTEVLSSFVSQFYLNQAEGRVIPSVILLGAELGEEKAVIGNTLSELAGRKIELRTQSRGSRARFLKLAQTNASTALISKLNHKMTVHQRFTELREVLKLNSLARMECFDISHTMGEKTVASCVVFNQDGPLKQEYRRYNITGITGGDDYAAMAQALARRYDKQLDPDKIPDIIFIDGGRGQLSRAYDVVAPLMSEWPKRALLVGVAKGTTRKPGLETLLLVTGEEFTMPSDSPALHLIQHIRDESHNHAISGHRAQRAKVRKRSVLEDVEGIGPKRRQALLKYMGGLQELKRASREEIAKVPGISRALAEKIYDALQHG
- the pgsA gene encoding CDP-diacylglycerol--glycerol-3-phosphate 3-phosphatidyltransferase; amino-acid sequence: MRLTIPNILSFIRLLLIPFFVVTFYLPYSWAPFATALIFFIAGVTDWFDGYLARKLNQTTRFGAFIDPVADKVMVAAAMVLVVEHFHSVWVTIPAVTMIGREIIISALREWMAELGKRSSVAVSWVGKVKTGSQMFALMVLLWHPNEWLVWVGYVALYVAMVLTYWSMYAYLRAAKDDLLNSEDA